From a single Serratia surfactantfaciens genomic region:
- the uvrC gene encoding excinuclease ABC subunit UvrC produces the protein MNDRFDAKAFLSTVTSQPGVYRMYDATGTVIYVGKAKDLKKRLASYFRQQVSSRKTETLVKNIAQIDVTVTHTETEALLLEHNYIKLYQPRYNVLLRDDKSYPLIFLSADTHPRLAVHRGAKHAKGEYFGPFPNSYAVRETLALLQKLFPIRQCENSVYRNRSRPCLQYQIGRCLGPCVAGLVSEEEYRQQVDYVRLFLSGKDQQVLHQLIARMEEASKLLNFEEAARIRDQIQAVRRVTERQFVSGDSDDLDVIGVAFDAGMACLHVLFIRQGKVLGSRSYFPKVPGGTDMGEVVQTFVGQFYLQGSQARTLPGEILLDFSLPEKDLLAESLSELAGRKIQIQSKPRGDRARYLKLARTNAATALTTKLSQQSTIHQRLAELAKVLNLTEINRMECFDISHTMGEQTVASCVVFDGNGPVRAEYRRYNISGITPGDDYAAMTQVLKRRYGKVLEEKKIPDVIFIDGGKGQLGMAIEVFKSLNVTWDKNKPLLIGIAKGADRKAGLETLFFVPEGEGISLPPDSPALHVIQHIRDDSHNHAITGHRQRRAKVRNTSALELIEGVGPKRRQVLLKYMGGLQPLLNASVEEIAKVPGISQALAEKIYNALKH, from the coding sequence GTGAATGATCGTTTCGATGCCAAAGCCTTCCTGAGTACCGTCACCAGCCAGCCCGGCGTCTACCGTATGTACGACGCCACGGGCACGGTGATCTACGTCGGTAAAGCCAAAGACCTGAAAAAACGTCTCGCCAGCTATTTTCGGCAGCAGGTCAGCAGCCGTAAAACCGAGACGCTGGTTAAAAATATCGCGCAAATAGACGTAACGGTTACCCATACCGAAACCGAAGCGCTGCTGTTGGAACATAACTACATTAAATTGTACCAACCGCGATATAATGTTCTTTTGCGAGACGATAAATCTTATCCGCTGATTTTTCTCAGTGCGGATACCCATCCCCGTTTGGCGGTGCATCGCGGCGCCAAACACGCCAAGGGCGAATATTTCGGTCCTTTTCCCAATTCTTACGCCGTGCGCGAAACGCTGGCGTTGCTGCAGAAGCTGTTCCCGATCCGTCAGTGCGAAAACAGCGTGTATCGCAACCGGTCGCGGCCGTGCCTGCAGTATCAGATTGGCCGCTGCCTGGGGCCTTGCGTCGCCGGCCTCGTGAGCGAAGAAGAGTATCGGCAACAGGTGGATTATGTGCGGCTGTTCCTTTCAGGTAAGGATCAGCAGGTGTTGCACCAGCTGATTGCGCGCATGGAAGAAGCCAGCAAGCTGCTGAATTTCGAAGAGGCGGCGCGCATTCGCGATCAAATTCAGGCCGTGCGCCGCGTCACCGAACGGCAGTTCGTGTCGGGCGATAGCGACGATCTGGACGTGATCGGCGTGGCGTTCGACGCCGGTATGGCCTGCCTGCATGTGTTGTTCATCCGTCAGGGCAAGGTGCTGGGCAGCCGCAGCTATTTCCCTAAGGTACCGGGCGGCACGGATATGGGCGAAGTCGTGCAAACCTTCGTCGGCCAATTTTATCTGCAGGGCAGCCAGGCGCGCACGCTGCCCGGCGAGATCCTGCTGGATTTCAGCTTGCCGGAAAAAGATCTGCTCGCAGAATCGCTCTCCGAGTTGGCGGGGCGAAAAATCCAGATCCAAAGCAAACCGCGCGGTGACCGCGCTCGTTATCTGAAGCTGGCGCGCACCAATGCGGCAACGGCGTTGACCACCAAGCTGTCACAGCAGTCGACGATCCATCAGCGGCTGGCTGAATTGGCCAAAGTGCTGAACCTGACGGAAATCAACCGTATGGAGTGCTTCGACATCAGCCATACCATGGGGGAGCAAACTGTGGCCTCGTGCGTGGTGTTTGACGGTAATGGTCCGGTGCGCGCGGAATATCGGCGCTACAATATTAGCGGCATTACACCCGGCGATGATTATGCGGCGATGACGCAGGTGCTGAAGCGCCGCTACGGCAAAGTGCTGGAAGAGAAGAAGATCCCGGATGTCATTTTCATCGACGGCGGCAAAGGGCAGCTTGGCATGGCGATCGAGGTGTTCAAATCGCTGAATGTGACCTGGGACAAGAACAAACCGCTGCTGATCGGCATCGCCAAAGGCGCGGATCGCAAGGCCGGATTAGAGACGTTGTTCTTCGTGCCGGAAGGCGAGGGGATTTCGCTGCCGCCGGATTCGCCGGCGCTGCATGTGATCCAACACATCCGCGATGATTCACACAATCATGCGATTACCGGTCACCGGCAGAGAAGAGCGAAAGTCAGAAATACCAGCGCACTGGAGCTGATTGAGGGCGTAGGGCCGAAACGGCGCCAGGTGCTGTTGAAGTATATGGGCGGACTGCAACCTTTGTTGAACGCCAGCGTGGAGGAAATTGCAAAAGTGCCGGGTATTTCACAAGCATTGGCAGAAAAGATCTACAATGCATTGAAACACTGA
- a CDS encoding AraC family transcriptional regulator, producing MRTTSAPQPQVSLSPPSLAGQPEQEDIFAVEHLSRLCDGLAQQRPNNLRDLLNTLALIAPLLNAIPNVVFFIKDAQARYLLANLTLARRCGFKTVTPLLGKTSADVFPAQLGSGYTEQDLRVLRHGVLIQDQLEMHLYNGRETGWCLTQKLALYDAQGKVIGMAGISHDLQEARANHPAYQRLAAIDVHIRRHYARPIALEELTALTGLSVAQIERYCKRIFHLTPRQMIHKVRLEKATELLAGDLPITDIALQCGYTDHSAFSRQFKAMTGSTPRDFRLTLSA from the coding sequence ATGCGAACCACTTCAGCCCCTCAGCCTCAGGTTTCTCTCTCGCCGCCTTCGCTCGCGGGGCAGCCTGAACAGGAGGACATTTTCGCCGTCGAGCATCTGTCGCGCCTGTGCGATGGGCTGGCGCAGCAGCGCCCGAACAACCTGCGCGATCTGTTGAATACGCTGGCGCTGATCGCACCGTTGCTGAACGCGATTCCCAACGTGGTGTTCTTTATCAAAGACGCCCAGGCCCGCTACCTGCTGGCCAACCTGACGCTGGCCAGGCGCTGCGGTTTCAAGACCGTCACACCGCTGCTGGGCAAGACGTCCGCCGACGTGTTTCCCGCGCAGCTCGGTTCCGGCTATACCGAGCAGGATCTGCGGGTGTTGCGCCACGGCGTGCTGATCCAGGATCAGCTGGAAATGCATCTGTACAACGGCCGTGAAACCGGCTGGTGCCTGACGCAAAAGCTGGCGCTGTACGACGCACAGGGAAAAGTCATCGGCATGGCGGGCATTTCCCACGACCTGCAGGAAGCCAGAGCCAATCACCCTGCTTATCAACGACTGGCGGCGATCGACGTGCACATCCGCCGCCACTACGCCAGGCCGATCGCGCTCGAGGAGTTGACGGCGCTGACCGGTTTGTCGGTGGCGCAGATCGAACGCTACTGTAAACGCATCTTCCACCTCACCCCGCGCCAGATGATCCACAAAGTACGGCTGGAAAAGGCCACGGAACTGCTGGCCGGCGATCTGCCGATCACCGACATCGCGCTGCAGTGCGGCTATACCGATCACAGCGCCTTCAGCCGTCAGTTCAAAGCGATGACCGGCTCCACGCCGCGCGATTTCCGTCTGACGCTTTCCGCTTAA
- a CDS encoding GlpM family protein: MGILVKALIGALVVVLIGLLAKTRNYYIAGLVPLFPTFALIAHYIVGNERSIAALKTTLIFGMWAVLPYLVYLISLYFLINSLRLSVALGAAVLCWIAAAWLLITLWGWWQGR; this comes from the coding sequence ATGGGCATTCTTGTCAAAGCGCTGATCGGCGCGCTGGTCGTGGTTCTGATTGGCCTGCTGGCCAAAACGCGCAACTATTATATCGCCGGTTTAGTCCCGCTCTTCCCCACTTTCGCCCTGATTGCCCACTACATTGTCGGCAATGAACGTTCAATTGCGGCTCTGAAAACCACGCTGATTTTCGGCATGTGGGCGGTGCTGCCATATCTGGTGTATTTGATTTCGCTGTATTTTCTGATTAACAGCCTGCGGTTGTCCGTCGCGTTAGGGGCAGCAGTGCTGTGCTGGATTGCAGCGGCGTGGCTATTAATCACGCTCTGGGGATGGTGGCAAGGGCGTTAA
- a CDS encoding NAD(P)/FAD-dependent oxidoreductase, translated as MGTGRAADAIVVGAGIIGAACAWRLAREGYRVSVVDDRRAGATAAGMGHLVCMDDNPAELALSAYSLRLWRDVTGRMPEECAWRGCGTLWLADKADEMAIAEQKRARLAERGVVAELLTAEQIAAIEPMLRPGLAGGLRVPGDGILYAPQAARWLLADAGAAIDVVQGEAVALDEQTVRLADGRELAAPVVVLACGLRANVLLPQPLLHAKKGHLAITDRYPARVRHQLVELGYGASAHASDGTSVAFNVQARPTGQWLIGSSRQFDSVDSSLDMPLLAAMLMRAQHFLPALAQMNIIRCWTGLRAASIDGLPLLGAHPHHPWLWLALGHEGLGVTTALGSAALIAAQIGRQTPEIDDSPYLAARAFAAEELAV; from the coding sequence ATGGGGACGGGGCGGGCAGCCGATGCGATCGTGGTGGGTGCCGGCATCATCGGCGCCGCCTGCGCCTGGCGGTTGGCGAGGGAAGGCTATCGTGTCTCGGTGGTGGACGATCGCCGCGCTGGCGCCACCGCTGCCGGCATGGGGCATTTGGTGTGCATGGACGATAATCCGGCCGAGCTGGCGCTGAGCGCTTATTCACTGCGGCTGTGGCGTGACGTGACGGGGCGGATGCCGGAAGAATGCGCCTGGCGCGGCTGCGGTACGCTGTGGCTGGCGGATAAAGCCGATGAAATGGCCATCGCCGAACAAAAGCGGGCGCGGCTGGCGGAGCGGGGCGTGGTCGCAGAGCTGCTGACGGCGGAGCAGATCGCCGCCATCGAGCCGATGTTGCGGCCTGGCCTGGCCGGTGGGCTGCGAGTGCCGGGAGACGGTATTTTGTATGCGCCGCAGGCGGCTCGCTGGCTGTTGGCCGATGCTGGCGCGGCGATCGACGTGGTGCAGGGTGAAGCGGTCGCGCTGGACGAGCAGACGGTGCGGTTGGCGGATGGCCGAGAGTTGGCTGCGCCGGTGGTGGTTTTGGCCTGCGGCCTGCGGGCCAATGTCTTGTTGCCGCAACCGTTGCTGCACGCCAAAAAGGGGCACCTGGCGATCACCGATCGCTACCCAGCGCGGGTGCGGCATCAGCTGGTGGAGCTGGGGTATGGCGCCAGCGCGCACGCCAGCGACGGCACATCGGTGGCATTCAATGTGCAGGCGCGGCCTACCGGGCAATGGCTGATCGGTTCTTCCCGCCAATTCGATTCCGTCGACTCGTCATTGGATATGCCGCTGTTGGCGGCGATGCTCATGCGTGCGCAGCATTTCTTGCCCGCATTGGCGCAGATGAACATCATTCGCTGTTGGACCGGGCTGCGCGCCGCCTCGATCGACGGGCTGCCGCTGCTGGGCGCGCATCCGCACCATCCCTGGCTGTGGCTGGCGTTGGGGCACGAAGGGTTAGGCGTCACGACTGCGCTCGGCAGCGCCGCGTTGATCGCCGCGCAGATCGGCCGGCAAACGCCGGAGATTGACGACTCCCCGTATTTGGCGGCGCGGGCATTTGCCGCCGAGGAGCTGGCTGTATGA
- a CDS encoding 4-hydroxyproline epimerase: MALSAHITALRAIDSHTGGEPTRLIVEGFPDLGAGSMAERRANFAQHYDHWRCAVMLEPRGNDVLVGALLCSPCSPQATAGVIFFNNAGYLGMCGHGTIGLIASLAHLGRIRAGRHLIETPVGPVNATLHDDGSVTVENVAAYRYRHEVRVEVAGYGSVTGDIAWGGNWFFLIGESPLSIDKQNLEALTAFTWAVRQALEQAGICGEDGGVIDHIELFGDDPRADSRSFVLCPGKAYDRSPCGTGTSAKLACLAADGKLPPDTPWRQASVIGSEFQAYYRWNGERITPYIRGQAYVCADSQLLLDERDPFVWGIR; the protein is encoded by the coding sequence ATGGCACTTTCAGCGCATATCACCGCTTTGCGGGCGATCGATTCTCATACCGGCGGGGAGCCGACCCGGCTGATCGTCGAAGGTTTTCCCGATCTCGGTGCAGGCAGCATGGCGGAACGGCGGGCGAATTTCGCGCAACATTATGATCACTGGCGCTGTGCGGTGATGCTCGAACCGCGCGGCAATGACGTGTTGGTGGGGGCGCTGCTGTGCTCTCCCTGTTCGCCGCAGGCCACCGCCGGGGTGATCTTTTTCAACAACGCCGGCTATCTGGGCATGTGCGGCCACGGCACTATCGGGCTGATCGCTTCGCTGGCGCACCTGGGGCGCATCCGCGCCGGGCGCCATCTGATCGAGACCCCGGTCGGCCCGGTAAACGCTACGCTGCACGATGACGGCAGTGTGACGGTGGAGAACGTGGCGGCTTATCGTTATCGCCATGAGGTGCGGGTTGAGGTGGCGGGTTATGGCTCGGTGACGGGGGACATCGCCTGGGGGGGCAACTGGTTTTTCCTGATCGGTGAGTCGCCCTTGTCCATCGATAAGCAAAATTTGGAGGCGCTGACCGCGTTCACCTGGGCGGTGCGGCAGGCGCTGGAGCAGGCGGGCATCTGTGGTGAAGACGGCGGGGTGATAGATCATATCGAACTGTTCGGTGACGACCCGCGGGCCGACAGCCGCAGCTTCGTGTTATGCCCCGGCAAAGCCTACGATCGATCGCCGTGCGGCACCGGTACCAGCGCCAAACTGGCGTGTCTGGCGGCGGACGGCAAACTGCCGCCGGATACTCCCTGGCGGCAGGCCAGCGTGATCGGCAGCGAATTCCAGGCCTATTATCGCTGGAACGGCGAGCGCATCACGCCCTATATTCGCGGGCAAGCCTACGTGTGCGCTGATAGCCAACTGCTGCTCGACGAACGCGATCCCTTCGTCTGGGGCATACGCTGA
- a CDS encoding NAD(P)/FAD-dependent oxidoreductase, which yields MSDFDCEVLIVGAGPAGMAAALAAAESGGLVRVIDDNPRPGGQIWRDGPQVILPKAANRYRQALAARENIVLQSGCKLVARCGADRLAYEDAEGCGVIRYKKLILCHGARELLLPFPGWTLPGVTGAGGLQAQIKQGLTMRGERVVIAGSGPLLLAVARSVKQAGGEVVLVAEQAPLWRLAAFAGGLWRWPGKLRQAFSLMPSHYRAGSRVLAALGQERLASVRVEIGGRESTVACDRLACGFGLVANIELAMLLGCRIEHDAVAVDHWQQTSLVQVYAAGECTGIGGSELALTEGAIAGYAATGQQEKADALAAQRRRWRRFATATASAFRLDERVSSLAKPQTLLCRCEDVTLEQVRHQPDWNTAKLSSRCGMGACQGKVCAAAARQLLGWPLPAPRVPLTPVRTETLAALGKLCSSDDN from the coding sequence ATGAGTGACTTTGACTGCGAAGTGCTGATCGTCGGCGCCGGGCCGGCCGGCATGGCGGCAGCGTTGGCTGCGGCGGAGAGTGGGGGGCTGGTGCGGGTGATCGATGATAATCCGCGCCCCGGCGGGCAAATTTGGCGCGATGGGCCGCAGGTGATCCTGCCTAAGGCGGCGAACCGCTATCGGCAGGCGCTGGCGGCGCGGGAAAATATTGTGCTGCAGTCCGGTTGCAAACTGGTGGCGCGGTGCGGCGCCGATCGATTGGCGTATGAAGACGCAGAAGGCTGTGGCGTGATTCGCTATAAAAAGCTGATTTTATGCCATGGCGCCCGCGAACTGCTGCTGCCGTTTCCCGGCTGGACGCTGCCAGGGGTGACCGGCGCAGGCGGCTTACAGGCGCAAATCAAGCAGGGGCTGACGATGCGCGGCGAGCGGGTGGTTATCGCCGGCAGCGGTCCGCTGCTGCTGGCGGTGGCGCGCAGTGTGAAGCAGGCCGGCGGCGAGGTGGTGCTGGTGGCTGAACAGGCGCCGCTGTGGCGGTTGGCGGCGTTCGCCGGCGGCCTGTGGCGCTGGCCGGGCAAGCTGCGTCAGGCCTTCTCTCTGATGCCAAGCCATTATCGCGCCGGTAGCCGGGTGCTGGCGGCCTTGGGGCAAGAGCGCTTGGCGTCGGTGCGTGTCGAGATTGGCGGGCGGGAAAGTACGGTGGCCTGCGACAGGCTGGCCTGCGGCTTCGGTTTGGTGGCGAACATTGAGCTGGCGATGCTGCTGGGGTGCAGAATAGAACACGACGCCGTAGCGGTTGATCATTGGCAGCAAACCAGTCTGGTGCAAGTTTATGCCGCCGGGGAGTGTACCGGCATCGGCGGCAGTGAATTGGCGCTCACCGAAGGCGCCATCGCCGGTTATGCCGCCACCGGGCAGCAGGAAAAAGCCGATGCCCTGGCGGCGCAACGGCGGCGGTGGCGTCGTTTCGCCACGGCGACGGCGAGCGCCTTTCGGCTCGATGAACGCGTGAGCTCACTGGCCAAACCGCAGACGTTGCTATGCCGCTGCGAAGACGTCACGTTGGAACAGGTACGTCATCAGCCGGATTGGAACACGGCCAAGCTGAGCAGCCGTTGCGGCATGGGGGCCTGTCAGGGCAAGGTTTGTGCGGCGGCGGCGCGGCAACTGTTGGGATGGCCTTTGCCGGCGCCGCGCGTTCCTTTAACGCCGGTGAGAACGGAAACGCTGGCTGCTCTGGGGAAGCTCTGCAGCAGCGACGATAACTGA
- the uvrY gene encoding UvrY/SirA/GacA family response regulator transcription factor, translating into MISVLLVDDHELVRAGIRRILEDIKGIKVVGEAQCGEDAVKWCRGNAVDIVLMDMNMPGIGGLEATRKIVRYAPDVKVIMLTIHTENPLPAKVMQAGAAGYLSKGAAPQEVVNALRSVHAGQRYIASDIAQQMALSQLEPQAETPFSCLSERELQIMLMITKGKKVNEISEQLSLSPKTVNSYRYRMFSKLNISGDVELTHLAIRHGLFNAETLLSSE; encoded by the coding sequence TTGATTAGCGTTCTTCTTGTTGATGACCACGAACTGGTGCGCGCAGGGATACGACGCATTCTTGAAGATATCAAAGGTATAAAAGTTGTCGGTGAGGCCCAGTGCGGTGAAGACGCCGTTAAATGGTGCCGTGGCAACGCTGTCGATATCGTGCTGATGGACATGAATATGCCGGGCATTGGCGGGCTGGAAGCCACGCGCAAGATTGTGCGCTATGCACCCGACGTCAAAGTCATCATGTTGACTATCCATACTGAAAATCCCTTGCCCGCGAAGGTGATGCAGGCAGGTGCCGCCGGCTATCTGAGCAAGGGCGCCGCGCCGCAGGAAGTGGTTAACGCCTTGCGTTCCGTGCATGCGGGGCAGCGCTATATCGCGTCTGATATCGCCCAGCAAATGGCTCTTAGCCAGCTGGAGCCGCAGGCTGAAACGCCGTTCAGCTGCCTGTCTGAGCGCGAGCTGCAGATCATGTTGATGATCACCAAAGGCAAAAAAGTGAATGAGATCTCGGAGCAATTGAGTCTCAGCCCGAAAACGGTGAACAGCTACCGTTACCGCATGTTCAGTAAGCTGAATATCAGCGGCGACGTCGAACTGACCCACCTGGCCATCCGACATGGATTGTTCAATGCGGAGACGTTGTTAAGCAGTGAATGA
- a CDS encoding DUF2594 family protein, translated as MSNVDFTTSANPEILATEVACLKATLTLILKSIGQADAGKVIINMERFIAQIEDPTQAEIFKNSIQQIKHAYRQ; from the coding sequence ATGAGCAACGTTGATTTCACTACGTCTGCAAACCCGGAAATCTTGGCAACCGAGGTTGCCTGCCTCAAAGCCACGCTGACGCTGATCCTGAAATCGATCGGCCAGGCCGACGCCGGGAAAGTCATCATCAACATGGAACGTTTCATTGCCCAGATTGAAGATCCGACCCAGGCAGAAATCTTCAAGAACAGCATTCAGCAAATCAAGCACGCTTACCGTCAGTAA
- a CDS encoding (2Fe-2S)-binding protein translates to MNERQNTLMLSIDGEPCRVPVGISVAAALSLCGADRCRLSVSRQPRAPFCGMGVCQECRVTINGLRRLACQTLCQSGMRIERSDDE, encoded by the coding sequence ATGAACGAAAGGCAAAACACGCTCATGTTGAGCATCGACGGCGAACCCTGCCGGGTGCCGGTTGGCATCAGCGTTGCGGCGGCGCTCAGTCTGTGTGGCGCCGATCGTTGTCGGTTATCGGTTTCACGCCAGCCGCGCGCGCCATTTTGCGGCATGGGCGTTTGTCAGGAATGTCGGGTGACCATAAACGGCCTGCGTCGTTTGGCATGCCAGACGCTGTGCCAGTCCGGCATGCGTATCGAGAGGAGCGATGATGAGTGA
- the pgsA gene encoding CDP-diacylglycerol--glycerol-3-phosphate 3-phosphatidyltransferase, producing the protein MQLNIPTWLTLFRVVLIPFFVLAFYLPFSWAPMVCAVIFVFAAVTDWFDGFLARRWKQTTRFGAFLDPVADKVMVAVALVLVAEHYHSWWITLPAATMIAREIIISSLREWMAEIGKRSSVAVSWIGKVKTMAQMMSLVGLLWRPDRSVEYVAFGLLYIAAVLTFWSMFQYLNAARNDLLEP; encoded by the coding sequence ATGCAATTGAATATACCGACTTGGCTTACCCTGTTTCGCGTAGTTCTGATCCCATTCTTTGTGCTGGCGTTTTATCTGCCGTTCAGCTGGGCTCCGATGGTATGCGCCGTTATCTTTGTGTTTGCCGCTGTCACCGACTGGTTTGACGGCTTTCTGGCACGCCGCTGGAAACAAACGACGCGCTTCGGGGCGTTCCTGGATCCGGTCGCGGACAAAGTCATGGTGGCGGTGGCGCTGGTGCTGGTGGCGGAGCACTACCACAGCTGGTGGATCACGCTGCCGGCGGCGACCATGATCGCCCGTGAAATCATCATTTCGTCGCTGCGCGAGTGGATGGCGGAGATCGGCAAACGCAGCAGCGTGGCGGTGTCCTGGATCGGCAAAGTGAAAACCATGGCGCAGATGATGTCGCTGGTGGGCTTGCTGTGGCGCCCGGATCGTTCCGTCGAGTATGTGGCGTTCGGTTTGCTGTATATCGCGGCGGTGCTGACTTTCTGGTCGATGTTCCAATATTTGAATGCAGCGCGCAACGATCTGCTGGAACCGTGA